A genome region from Macaca fascicularis isolate 582-1 chromosome 3, T2T-MFA8v1.1 includes the following:
- the CDC14C gene encoding dual specificity protein phosphatase CDC14C encodes MKRKSEGRSSSAAESPCLPCCLSTSPVVKKIRSSTQQDPRRRGPQVDLYLDITDRLRFAILNSRPKSASNVHYFSVDNELEYENFSEDFGPLNLAMVYRYCCKINKKLKSITMLRKKIVHFTGSDQRKQANAAFLVGCYMVIYLGRTPEEAYRILIFGDTSYIPFRDAAYGSCNFYITLLDCFHAVKKAMQYGFLNFNSFNLDEYEHYEKAENGDLNWIIPDRFIAFCGPHSRTRLESGYPQHSPETYIQYFKNHNVTTIIRLNKRMYDAKRFMDAGFDHHDLFFADGSTPTDAIVKKFLDICENAEGAIAVHCKAGLGRTGTLIACYIMKHFRMTAAETIAWVRICRPGLVIGPQQQFLVMKQTSLWLEGDYFRQKLKGQENGQHRAAFSKLLSGVDDISINGVENQDQQEPEPYSDDDNINGGTQGDRLRALKSRRQPKTNAIPLTCPLAVLTSALCSIVIWWIVCDYILPILLFCLDGFRT; translated from the coding sequence ATGAAGCGGAAAAGCGAGGGGCGGTCGAGCTCGGCCGCCGAGTCTCCCTGCTTGCCGTGCTGCTTGTCGACCTCACCGGTTGTGAAGAAGATCCGCAGCTCCACGCAGCAGGACCCGCGCCGCCGGGGCCCCCAGGTCGACCTGTACCTGGACATCACCGATCGCCTTCGTTTTGCCATTCTCAACAGCAGACCAAAGAGTGCATCAAATGTACATTATTTCAGCGTAGATAATGAACTCGAATATGAGAACTTCTCCGAAGACTTTGGACCACTCAATCTGGCAATGGTTTACAGATATTGTTGcaagataaataagaaattaaagtCCATTACAATGTTAAGGAAGAAAATTGTTCATTTTACTGGCTCTGATCAGAGAAAACAAGCCAATGCTGCCTTCCTTGTTGGATGCTACATGGTTATATATTTGGGGAGAACTCCAGAAGAAGCATATAGAATATTAATCTTTGGAGATACATCCTATATTCCTTTCAGAGATGCTGCCTATGGAAGCTGCAATTTCTACATTACACTTCTTGACTGTTTTCATGCAGTAAAGAAGGCAATGCAGTATGGCTTCCTTAATTTCAACTCATTTAACCTTGATGAATATGAACACTATGAAAAAGCAGAAAACGGAGACTTAAATTGGATAATACCAGACCGATTTATTGCCTTCTGTGGACCTCATTCAAGAACCAGACTTGAAAGTGGTTACCCTCAACATTCTCCTGAGActtatattcaatattttaagaaTCACAATGTTACTACCATTATTCGTCTTAATAAAAGGATGTATGATGCCAAACGCTTTATGGATGCTGGCTTCGATCACCACGATCTTTTCTTTGCGGATGGCAGCACCCCTACTGATGCCATTGTCAAAAAATTTCTGGATATCTGTGAAAATGCTGAGGGTGCCATTGCAGTACATTGTAAAGCTGGCCTTGGTCGCACGGGCACTTTGATAGCCTGCTACATCATGAAGCATTTCAGGATGACAGCAGCTGAGACCATTGCATGGGTAAGGATCTGCAGACCTGGCTTGGTGATTGGGCCTCAGCAGCAGTTTTTGGTGATGAAGCAAACAAGCCTCTGGCTGGAAGGGGACTATTTTCGGCAGAAGTTAAAGGGGCAGGAGAATGGACAACACAGAGCAGCCTTCTCCAAACTTCTCTCTGGTGTTGATGACATTTCCATAAATGGGGTCGAGAATCAAGACCAGCAAGAACCCGAACCTTACAGTGATGACGACAACATCAATGGAGGGACACAAGGTGATAGACTTCGGGCCCTGAAAAGCAGAAGACAACCAAAAACAAACGCTATTCCTCTGACATGTCCCCTAGCTGTGCTGACCTCTGCACTATGTAGTATTGTCATCTGGTGGATTGTTTGTGACTACATTCTTCCCATCCTGCTATTCTGTCTCGATGGTTTCAGAACATAG